Proteins found in one Apostichopus japonicus isolate 1M-3 chromosome 16, ASM3797524v1, whole genome shotgun sequence genomic segment:
- the LOC139982087 gene encoding uncharacterized protein isoform X2, giving the protein MDGATEFTNQGGKAPSYDHNKTLLDLHQEGEAPVGGPIRLSGGEILEEFARDDDVPRCSQNGDSMQKATDSVQSMDVSTPTSEQQCNVTELPGILDLSSTAFPSFESDLFGSPDRDLFLSHDGGERSRSYPPSPTAPRSSLSKADELTGLTVLSLEGGMGGLKKGQPIPQLPSNWLTAGLEISAKEFQTIRLQDPQRDEENEENEKDNNGNDRETELANSIMILNNEPQQVTNDRPTEKRLNNVETSVSELNMSPLLSDTTSVLGEPPSPLVTGDSESTENFPFAVDLKQLASSLSPSIVGESSTGQTGNVLLNVATISPVDVGESQLEDGKLVYVITTKDQSNGLLQKIQVTVDPKAIQSIPVETISGSNDVQWLVETLESGGGDDTDNDEETQPQTYIFPNLVTPEAVPLLPAKRTRERSKSKKDKSVAKDDSAGALNMWLKKNQPLTIIVCPHPDCGMEFTSKTKFEAHSTTHAEDRPYKCPFDGCEWSFPSRTKLHRHLASHDGIKPYTCLEKGCGKQFGNPYNLKTHKKCHHQSMVFCCVEDGCSETFQSKKKLEIHLREHYAETRLKCPYPGCEETFMTPNARGSHLRKHGQETKEFCCEYEGCDKVFDKLSRLVYHTRSHTGERPYKCTFTGCKWAFTTKQKLKRHECRHTGRKDFCCPVENCGKSFTRKEHLQSHEVFHRGELPFECKEPGCNARFSQRSSMAMHRKRHSSGKSHRGKVFLFSCPLDDCNNSFSSKVGLKNHMIKGHMDHLPMTDTSSIDLLNSKTLSQCMVNLSGLSPTTVSLSNSSSAVASLQHAASSVISNQSDTVSVVAMSPTSSMLTSLKDPDNVSETVQSTIQIQLQDAVQQLAPEPSLRGAQGTIQIQLQDAVQQLAPESSLGGDQGAIRIQLQDAVQQLTPESSLGGDQGAISLLSAISLPGPGSRVFHTSVGASSVRADLSGLGKKSPMFPITAGDGLGQGKDSELDVIDSMDISPPSISSVTSSVVPTSFGWGHKSSNWRHC; this is encoded by the exons ATGGACGGGGCTACAGAATTTACGAATCAGGGAGGGAAAGCCCCTTCCTACGACCACAACAAGACACTGTTAGACCTTCATCAAGAAGGGGAAGCCCCTGTCGGAGGTCCAATACGCTTATCTGGAGGTGAAATTTTGGAAGAGTTTGCAAGAGACGATGATGTTCCTCGTTGCAGTCAAAATGGCGATTCCATGCAAAAGGCAACggatagtgtacagtcaatggACGTTTCAACGCCAACTTCGGAACAACAGTGTAACGTAACGGAGTTACCTGGGATATTGGACTTGAGCTCCACTGCATTTCCCAGTTTTGAAAGTGACCTGTTTGGAAGCCCAGACAGGGACTTGTTTTTATCACACGATGGTGGTGAAAGGAGTCGGAGTTACCCTCCTTCACCGACGGCGCCGAGATCCTCGTTGTCGAAAGCGGACGAGCTGACAGGACTAACAGTCCTAAGTTTAGAAGGTGGCATGGGAGGTTTGAAGAAAGGCCAGCCGATACCCCAACTACCATCAAACTGGCTTACAGCAGGGCTTGAAATATCGGCAAAGGAATTTCAAACCATACGGTTGCAGGATCCGCAGAGGGATGAAGAAaacgaagaaaatgaaaaagataacAATGGTAATGACAGAGAGACAGAATTAGCAAATAGCATAATGATACTCAATAATGAACCACAACAAGTTACCAATGATAGGCCTACGGAAAAACGCCTCAATAATGTTGAGACATCAGTGTCTGAACTTAATATGAGTCCCCTCTTGTCAGACACAACCTCTGTGCTGGGTGAACCTCCTAGTCCATTAGTAACAGGCGATTCAGAATCGACAGAGAATTTCCCATTCGCAGTCGATTTGAAGCAGCTTGCATCTTCACTGAGTCCTTCGATAGTAGGTGAGAGTTCGACCGGCCAGACAGGTAACGTTCTCCTAAATGTGGCCACCATCTCTCCAGTCGATGTCGGTGAGTCACAATTAGAAGATGGTAAACTTGTGTATGTCATCACCACAAAAGACCAAAGTAATGGTCTGCTTCAGAAGATTCAAGTAACAGTTGACCCGAAGGCTATTCAATCCATCCCCGTGGAAACCATCAGTGGGAGCAATGACGTCCAGTGGCTGGTAGAGACCTTGGAGTCTGGTGGAGGAGACGATACCGATAATGACGAAGAAACACAACCACAGACTTACATTTTCCCAAATTTGGTTACCCCGGAAGCAGTACCGTTACTACCAGCAAAACGAACTCGAGAGAGATCCAAGAGTAAAAAAG ATAAAAGTGTTGCAAAGGATGACAGTGCAGGTGCTCTTAATATGTGGTTGAAGAAGAACCAG CCTTTGACTATCATCGTCTGCCCTCATCCGGATTGCGGGATGGAATTTACATCCAAGACAAAGTTTGAGGCCCATTCTACCACCCATGCCGAAGATAGACCATATAAG TGTCCATTCGACGGTTGTGAGTGGTCCTTCCCAAGCAGGACCAAACTGCATAGACATTTAGCCAGCCATGATGGTATTAAACCATACACT tGCCTAGAGAAAGGTTGTGGAAAGCAATTTGGCAACCCTTACAATTTAAAAACACATAAGAAGTGTCACCACCAGTCCATGGTATTCTGCTGCGTAGAGGACGGTTGTTCAGAAACCTTCCAGTCGAAGAAGAAACTGGAAATCCATCTCCGAGAGCATTACGCCGAGACTCGTCTCAA ATGTCCTTACCCTGGATGCGAGGAGACCTTCATGACCCCTAACGCCAGAGGTTCGCACCTCCGGAAGCATGGCCAAGAGACCAAAGAATTCTGCTGCGAGTACGAAGGTTGTGACAAGGTCTTTGATAAACTCTCACGTTTGGTCTACCACACCCGATCACACACGGGAGAGAGGCCCTACAAATGCACCTTCACG GGGTGCAAGTGGGCTTTCACCACGAAACAGAAATTGAAGAGACACGAATGCCGTCACACCGGGCGGAAAGACTTTTGCTGTCCCGTCGAAAACTGTGGCAAGAGCTTCACCCGAAAGGAACACTTGCAGAGCCACGAGGTGTTTCACCGAGGAGAACTTCCATTTGAGTGTAAAGAGCCAG GTTGTAATGCTCGATTCTCTCAGAGGAGCAGCATGGCCATGCACAGGAAGAGACATTCATCTGGCAAATCTCACCGAGGGAAGGTGTTCTTATTCAGCTGTCCCCTTGACGACTGTAATAACAGTTTCTCTAGTAAAGTCGGACTCAAGAATCACATGATCAAAGGACACATGGACCATTTACCAATGACAG ATACATCGTCAATCGATCTGTTAAACAGCAAGACACTGAGTCAGTGTATGGTCAATCTCTCAGGGTTGTCCCCGACGACGGTATCTCTGTCAAATTCGTCTTCAG CCGTGGCATCTCTCCAGCACGCTGCCTCATCTGTGATCTCCAACCAATCAGACACCGTCTCTGTCGTTGCCATGTCTCCGACCTCATCGATGTTAACATCTCTCAAGGATCCAGACA atgTGTCCGAGACAGTCCAGAGTACCATTCAAATACAACTGCAGGATGCGGTCCAGCAGCTAGCCCCCGAGCCTTCGTTACGGGGGGCCCAGGGGACCATCCAAATACAGCTGCAGGATGCTGTCCAGCAGTTAGCCCCCGAGTCATCCCTTGGAGGGGACCAAGGGGCCATACGGATACAGCTACAGGACGCCGTACAACAGCTGACCCCAGAGTCATCCCTGGGAGGGGACCAGGGGGCCATCTCTCTGTTATCTGCAATTTCCCTCCCCGGGCCGGGCTCCCGAGTGTTTCATACCAGCGTCGGTGCGTCCTCTGTGAGGGCCGATTTGAGCGGTCTGGGCAAGAAGTCCCCCATGTTTCCCATCACAGCTGGGGACGGTCTCGGCCAAGGTAAAG ATTCTGAACTAGACGTTATTGATAGTATGGATATATCACCCCCATCCATCAGTTCTGTTACCTCATCAGTGGTTCCAACCTCATTTGGGTGGGGGCATAAGTCATCCAATTGGAGACACTGCTAA
- the LOC139982087 gene encoding uncharacterized protein isoform X1, whose translation MDGATEFTNQGGKAPSYDHNKTLLDLHQEGEAPVGGPIRLSGGEILEEFARDDDVPRCSQNGDSMQKATDSVQSMDVSTPTSEQQCNVTELPGILDLSSTAFPSFESDLFGSPDRDLFLSHDGGERSRSYPPSPTAPRSSLSKADELTGLTVLSLEGGMGGLKKGQPIPQLPSNWLTAGLEISAKEFQTIRLQDPQRDEENEENEKDNNGNDRETELANSIMILNNEPQQVTNDRPTEKRLNNVETSVSELNMSPLLSDTTSVLGEPPSPLVTGDSESTENFPFAVDLKQLASSLSPSIVGESSTGQTGNVLLNVATISPVDVGESQLEDGKLVYVITTKDQSNGLLQKIQVTVDPKAIQSIPVETISGSNDVQWLVETLESGGGDDTDNDEETQPQTYIFPNLVTPEAVPLLPAKRTRERSKSKKDKSVAKDDSAGALNMWLKKNQPLTIIVCPHPDCGMEFTSKTKFEAHSTTHAEDRPYKCPFDGCEWSFPSRTKLHRHLASHDGIKPYTCLEKGCGKQFGNPYNLKTHKKCHHQSMVFCCVEDGCSETFQSKKKLEIHLREHYAETRLKCPYPGCEETFMTPNARGSHLRKHGQETKEFCCEYEGCDKVFDKLSRLVYHTRSHTGERPYKCTFTGCKWAFTTKQKLKRHECRHTGRKDFCCPVENCGKSFTRKEHLQSHEVFHRGELPFECKEPGCNARFSQRSSMAMHRKRHSSGKSHRGKVFLFSCPLDDCNNSFSSKVGLKNHMIKGHMDHLPMTDTSSIDLLNSKTLSQCMVNLSGLSPTTVSLSNSSSAVASLQHAASSVISNQSDTVSVVAMSPTSSMLTSLKDPDNVSETVQSTIQIQLQDAVQQLAPEPSLRGAQGTIQIQLQDAVQQLAPESSLGGDQGAIRIQLQDAVQQLTPESSLGGDQGAISLLSAISLPGPGSRVFHTSVGASSVRADLSGLGKKSPMFPITAGDGLGQGKDSELDVIDSMDISPPSISSVTSSVVPTSFVLTSSPLTLRDPTTGAHFIQNQLLQDDPPDDTDISFPLVASASTSNQSSMHGVLPVSSILGDADNCPVSTATDFLGSDGSFEESTINLQDLA comes from the exons ATGGACGGGGCTACAGAATTTACGAATCAGGGAGGGAAAGCCCCTTCCTACGACCACAACAAGACACTGTTAGACCTTCATCAAGAAGGGGAAGCCCCTGTCGGAGGTCCAATACGCTTATCTGGAGGTGAAATTTTGGAAGAGTTTGCAAGAGACGATGATGTTCCTCGTTGCAGTCAAAATGGCGATTCCATGCAAAAGGCAACggatagtgtacagtcaatggACGTTTCAACGCCAACTTCGGAACAACAGTGTAACGTAACGGAGTTACCTGGGATATTGGACTTGAGCTCCACTGCATTTCCCAGTTTTGAAAGTGACCTGTTTGGAAGCCCAGACAGGGACTTGTTTTTATCACACGATGGTGGTGAAAGGAGTCGGAGTTACCCTCCTTCACCGACGGCGCCGAGATCCTCGTTGTCGAAAGCGGACGAGCTGACAGGACTAACAGTCCTAAGTTTAGAAGGTGGCATGGGAGGTTTGAAGAAAGGCCAGCCGATACCCCAACTACCATCAAACTGGCTTACAGCAGGGCTTGAAATATCGGCAAAGGAATTTCAAACCATACGGTTGCAGGATCCGCAGAGGGATGAAGAAaacgaagaaaatgaaaaagataacAATGGTAATGACAGAGAGACAGAATTAGCAAATAGCATAATGATACTCAATAATGAACCACAACAAGTTACCAATGATAGGCCTACGGAAAAACGCCTCAATAATGTTGAGACATCAGTGTCTGAACTTAATATGAGTCCCCTCTTGTCAGACACAACCTCTGTGCTGGGTGAACCTCCTAGTCCATTAGTAACAGGCGATTCAGAATCGACAGAGAATTTCCCATTCGCAGTCGATTTGAAGCAGCTTGCATCTTCACTGAGTCCTTCGATAGTAGGTGAGAGTTCGACCGGCCAGACAGGTAACGTTCTCCTAAATGTGGCCACCATCTCTCCAGTCGATGTCGGTGAGTCACAATTAGAAGATGGTAAACTTGTGTATGTCATCACCACAAAAGACCAAAGTAATGGTCTGCTTCAGAAGATTCAAGTAACAGTTGACCCGAAGGCTATTCAATCCATCCCCGTGGAAACCATCAGTGGGAGCAATGACGTCCAGTGGCTGGTAGAGACCTTGGAGTCTGGTGGAGGAGACGATACCGATAATGACGAAGAAACACAACCACAGACTTACATTTTCCCAAATTTGGTTACCCCGGAAGCAGTACCGTTACTACCAGCAAAACGAACTCGAGAGAGATCCAAGAGTAAAAAAG ATAAAAGTGTTGCAAAGGATGACAGTGCAGGTGCTCTTAATATGTGGTTGAAGAAGAACCAG CCTTTGACTATCATCGTCTGCCCTCATCCGGATTGCGGGATGGAATTTACATCCAAGACAAAGTTTGAGGCCCATTCTACCACCCATGCCGAAGATAGACCATATAAG TGTCCATTCGACGGTTGTGAGTGGTCCTTCCCAAGCAGGACCAAACTGCATAGACATTTAGCCAGCCATGATGGTATTAAACCATACACT tGCCTAGAGAAAGGTTGTGGAAAGCAATTTGGCAACCCTTACAATTTAAAAACACATAAGAAGTGTCACCACCAGTCCATGGTATTCTGCTGCGTAGAGGACGGTTGTTCAGAAACCTTCCAGTCGAAGAAGAAACTGGAAATCCATCTCCGAGAGCATTACGCCGAGACTCGTCTCAA ATGTCCTTACCCTGGATGCGAGGAGACCTTCATGACCCCTAACGCCAGAGGTTCGCACCTCCGGAAGCATGGCCAAGAGACCAAAGAATTCTGCTGCGAGTACGAAGGTTGTGACAAGGTCTTTGATAAACTCTCACGTTTGGTCTACCACACCCGATCACACACGGGAGAGAGGCCCTACAAATGCACCTTCACG GGGTGCAAGTGGGCTTTCACCACGAAACAGAAATTGAAGAGACACGAATGCCGTCACACCGGGCGGAAAGACTTTTGCTGTCCCGTCGAAAACTGTGGCAAGAGCTTCACCCGAAAGGAACACTTGCAGAGCCACGAGGTGTTTCACCGAGGAGAACTTCCATTTGAGTGTAAAGAGCCAG GTTGTAATGCTCGATTCTCTCAGAGGAGCAGCATGGCCATGCACAGGAAGAGACATTCATCTGGCAAATCTCACCGAGGGAAGGTGTTCTTATTCAGCTGTCCCCTTGACGACTGTAATAACAGTTTCTCTAGTAAAGTCGGACTCAAGAATCACATGATCAAAGGACACATGGACCATTTACCAATGACAG ATACATCGTCAATCGATCTGTTAAACAGCAAGACACTGAGTCAGTGTATGGTCAATCTCTCAGGGTTGTCCCCGACGACGGTATCTCTGTCAAATTCGTCTTCAG CCGTGGCATCTCTCCAGCACGCTGCCTCATCTGTGATCTCCAACCAATCAGACACCGTCTCTGTCGTTGCCATGTCTCCGACCTCATCGATGTTAACATCTCTCAAGGATCCAGACA atgTGTCCGAGACAGTCCAGAGTACCATTCAAATACAACTGCAGGATGCGGTCCAGCAGCTAGCCCCCGAGCCTTCGTTACGGGGGGCCCAGGGGACCATCCAAATACAGCTGCAGGATGCTGTCCAGCAGTTAGCCCCCGAGTCATCCCTTGGAGGGGACCAAGGGGCCATACGGATACAGCTACAGGACGCCGTACAACAGCTGACCCCAGAGTCATCCCTGGGAGGGGACCAGGGGGCCATCTCTCTGTTATCTGCAATTTCCCTCCCCGGGCCGGGCTCCCGAGTGTTTCATACCAGCGTCGGTGCGTCCTCTGTGAGGGCCGATTTGAGCGGTCTGGGCAAGAAGTCCCCCATGTTTCCCATCACAGCTGGGGACGGTCTCGGCCAAGGTAAAG ATTCTGAACTAGACGTTATCGATAGTATGGATATATCACCCCCATCCATCAGTTCTGTTACCTCATCAGTGGTTCCAACCTCATTTGTGCTGACATCTTCACCTTTGACCCTTCGTGACCCAACAACCGGTGC
- the LOC139982087 gene encoding uncharacterized protein isoform X3, with protein MDGATEFTNQGGKAPSYDHNKTLLDLHQEGEAPVGGPIRLSGGEILEEFARDDDVPRCSQNGDSMQKATDSVQSMDVSTPTSEQQCNVTELPGILDLSSTAFPSFESDLFGSPDRDLFLSHDGGERSRSYPPSPTAPRSSLSKADELTGLTVLSLEGGMGGLKKGQPIPQLPSNWLTAGLEISAKEFQTIRLQDPQRDEENEENEKDNNGNDRETELANSIMILNNEPQQVTNDRPTEKRLNNVETSVSELNMSPLLSDTTSVLGEPPSPLVTGDSESTENFPFAVDLKQLASSLSPSIVGESSTGQTGNVLLNVATISPVDVGESQLEDGKLVYVITTKDQSNGLLQKIQVTVDPKAIQSIPVETISGSNDVQWLVETLESGGGDDTDNDEETQPQTYIFPNLVTPEAVPLLPAKRTRERSKSKKDKSVAKDDSAGALNMWLKKNQPLTIIVCPHPDCGMEFTSKTKFEAHSTTHAEDRPYKCPFDGCEWSFPSRTKLHRHLASHDGIKPYTCLEKGCGKQFGNPYNLKTHKKCHHQSMVFCCVEDGCSETFQSKKKLEIHLREHYAETRLKCPYPGCEETFMTPNARGSHLRKHGQETKEFCCEYEGCDKVFDKLSRLVYHTRSHTGERPYKCTFTGCKWAFTTKQKLKRHECRHTGRKDFCCPVENCGKSFTRKEHLQSHEVFHRGELPFECKEPGCNARFSQRSSMAMHRKRHSSGKSHRGKVFLFSCPLDDCNNSFSSKVGLKNHMIKGHMDHLPMTDTSSIDLLNSKTLSQCMVNLSGLSPTTVSLSNSSSAVASLQHAASSVISNQSDTVSVVAMSPTSSMLTSLKDPDNVSETVQSTIQIQLQDAVQQLAPEPSLRGAQGTIQIQLQDAVQQLAPESSLGGDQGAIRIQLQDAVQQLTPESSLGGDQGAISLLSAISLPGPGSRVFHTSVGASSVRADLSGLGKKSPMFPITAGDGLGQDSELDVIDSMDISPPSISSVTSSVVPTSFGWGHKSSNWRHC; from the exons ATGGACGGGGCTACAGAATTTACGAATCAGGGAGGGAAAGCCCCTTCCTACGACCACAACAAGACACTGTTAGACCTTCATCAAGAAGGGGAAGCCCCTGTCGGAGGTCCAATACGCTTATCTGGAGGTGAAATTTTGGAAGAGTTTGCAAGAGACGATGATGTTCCTCGTTGCAGTCAAAATGGCGATTCCATGCAAAAGGCAACggatagtgtacagtcaatggACGTTTCAACGCCAACTTCGGAACAACAGTGTAACGTAACGGAGTTACCTGGGATATTGGACTTGAGCTCCACTGCATTTCCCAGTTTTGAAAGTGACCTGTTTGGAAGCCCAGACAGGGACTTGTTTTTATCACACGATGGTGGTGAAAGGAGTCGGAGTTACCCTCCTTCACCGACGGCGCCGAGATCCTCGTTGTCGAAAGCGGACGAGCTGACAGGACTAACAGTCCTAAGTTTAGAAGGTGGCATGGGAGGTTTGAAGAAAGGCCAGCCGATACCCCAACTACCATCAAACTGGCTTACAGCAGGGCTTGAAATATCGGCAAAGGAATTTCAAACCATACGGTTGCAGGATCCGCAGAGGGATGAAGAAaacgaagaaaatgaaaaagataacAATGGTAATGACAGAGAGACAGAATTAGCAAATAGCATAATGATACTCAATAATGAACCACAACAAGTTACCAATGATAGGCCTACGGAAAAACGCCTCAATAATGTTGAGACATCAGTGTCTGAACTTAATATGAGTCCCCTCTTGTCAGACACAACCTCTGTGCTGGGTGAACCTCCTAGTCCATTAGTAACAGGCGATTCAGAATCGACAGAGAATTTCCCATTCGCAGTCGATTTGAAGCAGCTTGCATCTTCACTGAGTCCTTCGATAGTAGGTGAGAGTTCGACCGGCCAGACAGGTAACGTTCTCCTAAATGTGGCCACCATCTCTCCAGTCGATGTCGGTGAGTCACAATTAGAAGATGGTAAACTTGTGTATGTCATCACCACAAAAGACCAAAGTAATGGTCTGCTTCAGAAGATTCAAGTAACAGTTGACCCGAAGGCTATTCAATCCATCCCCGTGGAAACCATCAGTGGGAGCAATGACGTCCAGTGGCTGGTAGAGACCTTGGAGTCTGGTGGAGGAGACGATACCGATAATGACGAAGAAACACAACCACAGACTTACATTTTCCCAAATTTGGTTACCCCGGAAGCAGTACCGTTACTACCAGCAAAACGAACTCGAGAGAGATCCAAGAGTAAAAAAG ATAAAAGTGTTGCAAAGGATGACAGTGCAGGTGCTCTTAATATGTGGTTGAAGAAGAACCAG CCTTTGACTATCATCGTCTGCCCTCATCCGGATTGCGGGATGGAATTTACATCCAAGACAAAGTTTGAGGCCCATTCTACCACCCATGCCGAAGATAGACCATATAAG TGTCCATTCGACGGTTGTGAGTGGTCCTTCCCAAGCAGGACCAAACTGCATAGACATTTAGCCAGCCATGATGGTATTAAACCATACACT tGCCTAGAGAAAGGTTGTGGAAAGCAATTTGGCAACCCTTACAATTTAAAAACACATAAGAAGTGTCACCACCAGTCCATGGTATTCTGCTGCGTAGAGGACGGTTGTTCAGAAACCTTCCAGTCGAAGAAGAAACTGGAAATCCATCTCCGAGAGCATTACGCCGAGACTCGTCTCAA ATGTCCTTACCCTGGATGCGAGGAGACCTTCATGACCCCTAACGCCAGAGGTTCGCACCTCCGGAAGCATGGCCAAGAGACCAAAGAATTCTGCTGCGAGTACGAAGGTTGTGACAAGGTCTTTGATAAACTCTCACGTTTGGTCTACCACACCCGATCACACACGGGAGAGAGGCCCTACAAATGCACCTTCACG GGGTGCAAGTGGGCTTTCACCACGAAACAGAAATTGAAGAGACACGAATGCCGTCACACCGGGCGGAAAGACTTTTGCTGTCCCGTCGAAAACTGTGGCAAGAGCTTCACCCGAAAGGAACACTTGCAGAGCCACGAGGTGTTTCACCGAGGAGAACTTCCATTTGAGTGTAAAGAGCCAG GTTGTAATGCTCGATTCTCTCAGAGGAGCAGCATGGCCATGCACAGGAAGAGACATTCATCTGGCAAATCTCACCGAGGGAAGGTGTTCTTATTCAGCTGTCCCCTTGACGACTGTAATAACAGTTTCTCTAGTAAAGTCGGACTCAAGAATCACATGATCAAAGGACACATGGACCATTTACCAATGACAG ATACATCGTCAATCGATCTGTTAAACAGCAAGACACTGAGTCAGTGTATGGTCAATCTCTCAGGGTTGTCCCCGACGACGGTATCTCTGTCAAATTCGTCTTCAG CCGTGGCATCTCTCCAGCACGCTGCCTCATCTGTGATCTCCAACCAATCAGACACCGTCTCTGTCGTTGCCATGTCTCCGACCTCATCGATGTTAACATCTCTCAAGGATCCAGACA atgTGTCCGAGACAGTCCAGAGTACCATTCAAATACAACTGCAGGATGCGGTCCAGCAGCTAGCCCCCGAGCCTTCGTTACGGGGGGCCCAGGGGACCATCCAAATACAGCTGCAGGATGCTGTCCAGCAGTTAGCCCCCGAGTCATCCCTTGGAGGGGACCAAGGGGCCATACGGATACAGCTACAGGACGCCGTACAACAGCTGACCCCAGAGTCATCCCTGGGAGGGGACCAGGGGGCCATCTCTCTGTTATCTGCAATTTCCCTCCCCGGGCCGGGCTCCCGAGTGTTTCATACCAGCGTCGGTGCGTCCTCTGTGAGGGCCGATTTGAGCGGTCTGGGCAAGAAGTCCCCCATGTTTCCCATCACAGCTGGGGACGGTCTCGGCCAAG ATTCTGAACTAGACGTTATTGATAGTATGGATATATCACCCCCATCCATCAGTTCTGTTACCTCATCAGTGGTTCCAACCTCATTTGGGTGGGGGCATAAGTCATCCAATTGGAGACACTGCTAA